A part of Paenibacillus sp. sptzw28 genomic DNA contains:
- a CDS encoding PrkA family serine protein kinase, with amino-acid sequence MDILKRISAYKAESEKLAWTGTFKEYIELLKQDPAPAMTAHARVYEMIESFGVVENSGHKKYKFFEQEIFGLDRAVEQLVEEYFHSAARRLDVRKRILLLMGPVSGGKSTIVTMLKKGLEQFSRTERGAVYAIKGCPMHEEPLHLIPHELRPEAERELGVRIEGNLCPSCQMRLKTEYGGQIENVLVERVLISEESRIGIGTFSPSDPKSQDIADLTGSIDFSTITEYGSESDPRAYRFDGELNKANRGLMEFQEMLKCDEKFLWNLLSLTQEGNFKAGRFALISADELIIAHTNESEYKSFISNKKNEALQSRMIVMPIPYNLKVSEEEKIYTKLIGQSDMKHIHIAPHSLRAAAIFSILTRLKETKKQGMDLVKKMRMYDGEEVEGYKEADLKEMQSEYIEEGMSGIDPRYVINRISSALIKQDLQCINALDVLRALKDGLDQHPSITKDERERYLNFISVARKEYDNLAKKEIQKAFVYSYEESARTLFENYLDNIESYCNWTKIKDPLTGEEMDPDERLMRSIEEQIGVSENAKKAFREEILIRISSYSRKGKKFDYNSHERLREAIEKKLFTDLKDIVKITTSTKTPDERQLKRINEVTKRLMDEHGYCPVCSNELLRYVGSLLNR; translated from the coding sequence ATGGACATTTTGAAACGTATATCGGCGTACAAGGCGGAGAGTGAGAAGCTGGCGTGGACGGGGACGTTTAAGGAATACATTGAGCTGCTCAAGCAGGATCCGGCTCCGGCTATGACAGCGCATGCCCGCGTTTATGAAATGATCGAGTCGTTCGGGGTGGTGGAAAATTCCGGGCATAAGAAATACAAATTTTTTGAACAGGAAATATTCGGCCTGGATCGCGCGGTTGAGCAATTGGTGGAGGAATACTTTCATTCCGCTGCACGGCGGCTTGATGTGCGCAAACGGATACTGCTGCTCATGGGTCCGGTCAGCGGCGGTAAATCGACGATTGTGACGATGCTTAAGAAAGGTCTTGAACAATTTTCCCGGACGGAGCGGGGGGCGGTCTATGCCATTAAAGGCTGTCCGATGCATGAGGAGCCTCTGCATCTTATTCCGCATGAGCTGCGCCCGGAAGCGGAGCGTGAGCTGGGTGTCCGGATTGAAGGGAATCTCTGTCCGTCGTGCCAAATGAGGCTGAAAACCGAATATGGCGGCCAAATTGAAAATGTGCTGGTTGAGCGCGTGCTTATCTCGGAGGAGAGCCGGATCGGGATCGGAACCTTCAGTCCGTCCGATCCGAAATCGCAGGACATCGCCGATCTAACAGGCAGCATCGATTTTTCGACCATTACGGAGTACGGCTCGGAATCGGACCCCCGCGCATACCGGTTTGACGGCGAGCTCAACAAAGCGAACCGCGGACTGATGGAGTTTCAGGAGATGCTCAAATGCGACGAGAAATTTCTATGGAATTTACTGTCGCTGACACAGGAGGGGAATTTCAAGGCCGGCAGATTCGCGTTAATTTCAGCTGACGAGCTGATTATAGCGCACACCAACGAATCCGAGTATAAATCTTTTATCAGCAATAAAAAGAACGAGGCTCTTCAATCACGGATGATCGTGATGCCGATTCCATACAACTTGAAGGTGTCGGAGGAAGAGAAGATCTATACGAAGCTGATCGGGCAAAGCGATATGAAGCATATCCACATTGCGCCGCATTCGCTGAGAGCTGCTGCTATTTTCTCGATTCTTACCCGTCTGAAGGAGACGAAGAAGCAGGGAATGGACTTGGTCAAGAAGATGCGCATGTACGATGGCGAAGAGGTGGAAGGGTACAAAGAAGCGGACCTGAAAGAAATGCAGAGCGAGTACATTGAGGAAGGCATGTCGGGTATTGATCCGCGTTATGTCATTAACCGTATCTCCAGCGCTCTTATCAAGCAGGATTTGCAATGCATCAATGCTCTCGACGTGCTGCGCGCGCTGAAAGACGGACTGGATCAGCATCCGTCCATTACGAAGGACGAACGGGAGAGGTACTTGAATTTCATCTCCGTCGCGCGGAAAGAGTATGACAATCTGGCCAAGAAGGAAATTCAGAAGGCCTTTGTCTACTCGTATGAGGAGTCGGCCAGAACCTTGTTCGAAAACTACCTCGACAATATTGAATCGTACTGCAACTGGACGAAGATCAAAGATCCGCTGACCGGGGAGGAAATGGATCCGGATGAGCGTCTCATGCGCTCTATCGAAGAGCAGATCGGCGTATCGGAAAATGCGAAAAAAGCTTTCCGCGAAGAAATATTGATTCGCATCTCCTCCTATTCGCGAAAAGGGAAAAAGTTCGACTATAACAGCCATGAGCGTCTTCGCGAAGCGATCGAGAAGAAGCTGTTCACCGATTTGAAGGATATCGTTAAAATCACCACCTCGACCAAAACGCCTGATGAGCGGCAGCTCAAACGGATCAACGAAGTAACGAAGCGGTTGATGGATGAGCATGGATACTGCCCGGTATGCTCTAACGAGCTTCTGCGGTATGTAGGGAGCCTGTTGAACAGGTAA
- a CDS encoding DUF2161 domain-containing phosphodiesterase has product MAVKHETELYKPVKAYFEAQGFEVKSEVMHCDLVAIHPDSGDTFLVEMKKTFNLALLLQGIERLRLSGQVMLAVERNRKKSGAHNQRFGDLSELCRMLGLGLMTVTFFKTKAPVIELLCEPGDPPRRGIRRVRQTRLIHEFRERSGDYNTGGSTRRKLVTAYREKALRIAWALKEHGQLPPRKAAELTEVRLASLILQKDYYGWFERVERGVYRLKESGAAAVVEYADVIEAWLNSPQRQTKEGGIER; this is encoded by the coding sequence ATGGCCGTCAAACATGAAACCGAGCTTTACAAGCCGGTTAAAGCCTATTTCGAAGCACAGGGCTTCGAGGTCAAAAGCGAAGTGATGCACTGTGACTTAGTCGCAATCCACCCGGACAGCGGCGACACCTTTCTCGTCGAAATGAAAAAAACGTTCAATCTCGCCTTGCTTTTGCAGGGCATCGAACGGCTGCGGCTGAGCGGACAAGTGATGCTGGCGGTAGAACGAAACCGGAAGAAGAGCGGCGCTCACAACCAGCGTTTCGGCGATCTCTCGGAGCTGTGCCGGATGCTCGGGCTCGGCTTGATGACGGTAACCTTCTTCAAGACGAAAGCACCGGTCATTGAGCTTCTGTGCGAGCCCGGAGACCCGCCGCGGCGCGGAATTCGGCGGGTCCGGCAGACCCGGCTCATTCATGAGTTCCGCGAAAGGAGCGGGGATTACAATACGGGAGGCAGCACAAGGCGCAAGCTCGTTACCGCTTATCGGGAAAAAGCGCTTCGAATCGCATGGGCGCTTAAAGAGCACGGCCAATTGCCGCCGCGCAAAGCGGCTGAGCTTACCGAGGTCAGGCTGGCGAGCCTGATCCTTCAGAAGGATTACTACGGCTGGTTTGAACGCGTTGAGCGGGGCGTCTACCGCTTGAAGGAATCCGGTGCCGCCGCAGTCGTGGAATATGCCGATGTGATTGAAGCCTGGCTGAACTCGCCGCAGCGGCAGACTAAAGAAGGAGGAATCGAACGATGA
- a CDS encoding Rieske (2Fe-2S) protein, translating into MSENFILPEGYHAIGTVLDITDFPASITIGNDPYFILRTVCKGDEQPTYKLVSAVCPHAGGEVRPLENELICPLHYWSFDAGTGESTNVPGERLACSPVVIHNGQFTITSTP; encoded by the coding sequence ATGAGTGAAAATTTTATTTTACCGGAAGGCTATCACGCGATCGGCACCGTCTTGGACATTACCGACTTCCCGGCATCTATAACGATCGGCAACGATCCCTATTTCATCCTGCGGACGGTATGCAAAGGGGATGAGCAGCCGACATATAAGCTGGTGTCCGCTGTTTGCCCGCATGCAGGCGGTGAAGTCCGGCCTCTGGAGAATGAACTCATTTGCCCCCTTCACTATTGGTCGTTCGACGCCGGGACCGGGGAGTCGACGAACGTCCCGGGAGAACGGCTGGCCTGCAGTCCGGTTGTAATACATAACGGACAGTTTACGATTACGAGCACCCCCTAA
- a CDS encoding PLP-dependent aminotransferase family protein, producing the protein MDYRFSGNVERLQSSAVRDILKLTQGKEIISFAGGLPAEELFPLEAVHEAVDRVFAAGKGALQYGLTEGYLPLREQLCARMAQKGMTVEPDQMIMTTGSQQAIDLIVRVLLEPGDVVLVENPTYLASLQVFSLSGLRVVPVESDHDGMIISEAERLVREHKPRLVYVVPTFGNPTGRTWSLERRKGLLDICSRWGVPILEDDPYGDIKFDAGATYPTLFSLAGSADGGGVLYTSTFSKTVAPALRTGWAIGDRKVIRMMAKAKQAADLHSSTLDQQTLDQLLRHFSLDVHIRKIGDAYGERMRQMQALLRQQGWEDVKWVQPEGGMFLWLELPEALDAEALLRCAVSKGVAFVPGASFFAAQPQRNTARLNFTYTHGERMALGISRFAEAIGEFTARR; encoded by the coding sequence GTGGACTATCGGTTTTCGGGCAATGTCGAACGGCTGCAATCATCGGCCGTTCGGGATATTTTAAAGCTTACGCAAGGAAAGGAAATTATTTCATTCGCAGGCGGACTTCCCGCAGAGGAACTGTTTCCGCTTGAAGCGGTTCATGAAGCGGTTGACCGGGTATTTGCGGCAGGCAAAGGCGCGCTGCAGTATGGTTTGACCGAAGGATATTTGCCGCTGCGCGAACAGCTCTGCGCTCGAATGGCTCAAAAAGGGATGACGGTTGAACCTGACCAAATGATTATGACAACGGGCTCCCAGCAGGCTATCGATTTGATCGTACGGGTCTTGCTGGAGCCGGGGGATGTCGTCCTTGTCGAAAACCCGACTTATTTGGCGAGTCTGCAGGTATTTAGTTTAAGCGGCTTGCGGGTAGTTCCGGTTGAAAGCGACCACGACGGAATGATAATATCGGAAGCTGAGCGGCTGGTTCGGGAGCATAAGCCGAGGCTTGTCTATGTGGTGCCCACCTTCGGCAACCCTACAGGACGCACATGGAGTCTTGAGCGCCGAAAAGGACTGCTCGACATCTGCAGCCGATGGGGAGTTCCGATTCTGGAGGATGATCCTTACGGTGATATTAAGTTCGATGCAGGCGCAACGTATCCGACCTTGTTTTCATTAGCGGGAAGTGCGGATGGCGGAGGCGTACTATATACGAGCACGTTCTCAAAAACCGTTGCACCGGCGCTGCGAACCGGCTGGGCGATCGGGGACCGCAAGGTGATCCGTATGATGGCCAAAGCAAAACAGGCAGCCGATTTACACTCCAGCACGCTCGATCAACAAACACTGGATCAGCTGCTCAGGCATTTCTCGCTTGACGTTCACATCCGCAAGATAGGCGACGCTTACGGCGAGCGGATGAGGCAAATGCAAGCTCTGCTCCGGCAGCAGGGCTGGGAGGACGTTAAATGGGTTCAGCCCGAGGGTGGAATGTTCTTGTGGCTGGAGCTTCCGGAGGCGCTGGATGCGGAAGCGCTGCTCCGCTGCGCGGTTAGCAAAGGCGTAGCCTTCGTACCGGGAGCGTCCTTCTTCGCGGCTCAACCGCAGCGCAACACCGCGCGGCTGAACTTCACTTATACGCATGGCGAGCGAATGGCGCTGGGCATTTCGCGGTTCGCCGAAGCGATAGGCGAGTTTACCGCACGCCGCTGA
- a CDS encoding AbrB/MazE/SpoVT family DNA-binding domain-containing protein: MKPAGVVRKVDQLGRIVLPKSLRKRYQMNEGDPVEILVQGDHIILERYRPRCVFCSSMEEVREFKERYLCSVCMTEMTGLRRA, translated from the coding sequence TTGAAACCGGCTGGAGTAGTGCGTAAGGTCGACCAACTGGGCCGTATTGTTCTGCCCAAGTCGCTGCGCAAAAGATATCAGATGAACGAAGGCGACCCCGTGGAAATTCTTGTCCAGGGTGACCATATCATTTTGGAACGTTACCGTCCCCGCTGCGTTTTTTGCAGTTCCATGGAGGAAGTCCGTGAGTTTAAGGAACGATACTTATGCTCCGTCTGCATGACGGAAATGACAGGATTGCGCCGCGCTTAA
- a CDS encoding MTAP family purine nucleoside phosphorylase, which produces MTHNQTIPQTDFAIIGGSSMFSISFPEDLDRKDVTVLETGLTFETPYGTSPEFKLFEVGGKRVITVKMHGWRPNVVTRGVASQQVFWVFQQAGVKKIFAEGGVGSINHLLELRDLVIPNDYIDQSMRKDIGLGGPYLLVMRESICKSQSHLLAEAASERVERRQEKPRRVYTRGVYVNTDGRHFESPAEVQMYRQAYGDVVGQSICPEVYLAREIGACYAGVYMVVNYAEGIIKDWEHKDLSDIFYNESHTIGHILLDAMTHTEAEQTDCSCLSLRKATLLQDIKKI; this is translated from the coding sequence ATGACCCATAATCAGACCATACCGCAAACGGATTTCGCCATTATCGGCGGCTCCAGCATGTTCTCTATTTCTTTTCCCGAGGACTTGGACAGAAAGGACGTAACCGTACTGGAAACGGGCCTGACATTTGAGACGCCATACGGGACAAGCCCGGAGTTTAAACTGTTTGAAGTCGGCGGTAAACGGGTAATTACGGTGAAAATGCATGGCTGGAGACCGAATGTCGTAACTCGGGGCGTGGCGTCGCAGCAGGTATTTTGGGTATTTCAGCAGGCAGGCGTGAAGAAAATTTTTGCTGAAGGAGGAGTTGGAAGCATCAATCATCTGCTCGAGCTTCGCGACCTCGTGATTCCAAACGACTACATTGACCAATCTATGCGGAAGGACATCGGCCTGGGCGGTCCTTATTTACTCGTAATGCGCGAGTCGATTTGCAAATCGCAATCGCACCTGCTGGCGGAAGCGGCCAGTGAACGTGTCGAAAGACGACAGGAGAAGCCTCGACGGGTCTATACCCGCGGTGTCTATGTTAACACGGACGGACGGCATTTCGAAAGCCCGGCTGAGGTGCAGATGTACCGCCAAGCGTATGGCGATGTGGTGGGGCAGAGCATTTGCCCCGAAGTTTATTTGGCGCGGGAAATCGGCGCGTGTTATGCGGGCGTTTATATGGTCGTGAATTACGCGGAGGGCATTATCAAGGATTGGGAGCACAAAGATTTGAGCGATATTTTTTATAACGAATCTCATACGATCGGACACATTCTGCTGGATGCGATGACGCATACCGAGGCGGAGCAGACCGATTGCAGCTGTTTGAGCCTTAGAAAAGCAACATTATTGCAGGATATTAAGAAAATATAA
- the trmL gene encoding tRNA (uridine(34)/cytosine(34)/5-carboxymethylaminomethyluridine(34)-2'-O)-methyltransferase TrmL, whose product MAFHIVLVEPEIPANTGNIARTCAATGTHLHLVRPLGFDTDDKTLKRAGLDYWYAVNVHYHDSFEELPRLFPGSRFFCASTRATKRYTDHSFRDGDFFVFGKETKGLPQSILDAHPETCMRMPMTDKVRSLNLSNSAAIVIYEAFRQLDFAGLE is encoded by the coding sequence ATGGCATTTCATATCGTACTCGTCGAACCGGAAATTCCGGCGAACACAGGAAATATTGCCCGGACTTGCGCCGCTACAGGAACTCATTTGCACTTGGTGCGGCCACTGGGCTTCGATACCGACGACAAAACATTAAAACGTGCCGGACTTGATTATTGGTATGCGGTAAATGTTCATTATCACGACTCGTTTGAGGAGCTTCCACGGTTATTTCCGGGCAGCCGTTTTTTCTGCGCCAGCACGCGTGCGACGAAACGGTATACCGACCACTCATTCCGGGACGGCGATTTTTTCGTCTTTGGAAAAGAGACGAAGGGTCTGCCGCAGTCGATTCTGGATGCGCACCCGGAAACGTGCATGAGAATGCCGATGACCGATAAGGTTAGATCGCTGAATTTGTCGAATTCGGCCGCAATCGTTATATATGAAGCGTTTAGGCAGCTTGATTTTGCCGGATTGGAATAA
- a CDS encoding response regulator transcription factor: protein MKKKILVVDDEPSISTLIEFNLKLAGYDVRCVQDGEAVFEILKPFRPDLIVLDLMLPKMDGIQVCRELRKQNNAVPIVMLTALQDVTDKIAGLDNGADDYMTKPFSPQELLSRIQAIFRRTQSLPGSSENIIHEIGRLEVLSEQREVRIEGKPVELTPKEFELLLFLCRHRGKVLSRQQLLHGVWDYHFLGDTRIVDVHISHLRDKIENNARTPEYIMTVRNVGYKLTGPSAADSSLA from the coding sequence ATGAAGAAGAAAATTTTAGTCGTTGACGACGAGCCCTCCATCTCCACGCTGATCGAATTCAACTTGAAGCTTGCCGGATACGACGTACGCTGTGTACAAGACGGAGAAGCAGTTTTCGAAATATTAAAGCCGTTTCGTCCCGACCTCATTGTCCTAGATCTCATGCTTCCCAAAATGGACGGTATTCAAGTATGCCGTGAGCTTCGCAAGCAAAATAACGCTGTCCCGATCGTCATGCTGACCGCTCTGCAGGATGTAACCGACAAAATCGCCGGACTCGACAACGGCGCTGACGACTACATGACTAAGCCATTCTCGCCGCAGGAGCTGCTCTCCCGGATCCAGGCCATATTCCGCAGGACGCAGTCGCTTCCCGGATCGAGCGAGAACATCATCCACGAAATCGGACGGCTCGAGGTCTTGTCGGAGCAGCGTGAGGTTCGCATCGAGGGCAAGCCGGTCGAGCTGACGCCTAAGGAATTCGAGCTGCTGCTGTTCCTTTGCCGCCACCGCGGGAAGGTGCTGAGCCGCCAGCAGCTGCTGCATGGCGTATGGGATTATCACTTCCTTGGCGATACGCGTATAGTAGACGTTCACATCAGCCATCTCCGGGATAAAATCGAGAATAATGCCCGGACACCTGAATACATTATGACCGTGCGTAATGTAGGCTATAAGCTTACAGGTCCTAGTGCTGCCGACTCCTCTTTAGCTTAA
- the serC gene encoding 3-phosphoserine/phosphohydroxythreonine transaminase — translation MTKRAYNFNAGPAALPLEVLQQGQEEFVNFAGAGMSIMEMSHRSAIYEQVHNEAQALLRELFGIPDNYKVLFLQGGASTQFAMIPMNLLTAGKAASFIMTGSWAEKAIKEAQLIGEAAIAASSEADKFNRIPNLADIQLPANAAYLHVTSNETIEGTQYTAFPETGDVPLVADMSSDILSRPVDVSKFGLIYAGAQKNLGPSGVTIVIVREDLVAASPKNIPTMLRYDTHVKNNSLYNTPPSYSIYLMGLMLKWVRAKGGVSAIEQYNRDKTKLIYDVIDQSGGFYRGFADLSSRSAMNITFRIQTEELEKQFAKESEQQGFVGLKGHRSVGGLRASTYNAVPLESCRALAEFMTDFQQRNG, via the coding sequence GTGACGAAACGCGCATATAATTTCAATGCTGGTCCGGCCGCGCTGCCGCTTGAAGTGCTGCAGCAGGGGCAAGAGGAGTTTGTGAATTTTGCGGGCGCAGGCATGTCCATAATGGAAATGTCGCACCGGAGCGCCATTTACGAGCAGGTCCATAACGAGGCACAAGCATTGCTGCGGGAATTGTTCGGAATTCCTGACAATTACAAGGTACTGTTCCTGCAAGGCGGGGCAAGTACGCAGTTCGCAATGATCCCGATGAATTTGCTCACAGCGGGCAAAGCGGCATCATTCATAATGACGGGAAGCTGGGCGGAGAAGGCGATCAAAGAAGCGCAGCTGATTGGAGAAGCAGCAATTGCAGCCTCTTCGGAAGCGGATAAATTCAACCGGATTCCAAACCTAGCCGACATTCAGCTGCCGGCTAATGCGGCTTACCTTCATGTAACCTCGAACGAAACTATCGAAGGTACTCAGTATACGGCATTCCCGGAAACAGGCGATGTACCCCTGGTTGCCGATATGTCGAGTGATATCTTGAGCCGTCCGGTGGACGTCAGCAAATTCGGGCTGATTTATGCAGGAGCTCAGAAAAATCTCGGTCCTTCCGGTGTGACGATTGTTATTGTACGGGAAGATCTGGTGGCGGCCAGCCCTAAAAACATACCAACCATGCTGCGCTACGACACGCATGTGAAGAATAATTCGCTTTATAACACTCCGCCTTCATACTCGATTTATCTGATGGGCCTTATGCTTAAATGGGTGAGAGCGAAGGGCGGCGTTTCGGCAATAGAGCAGTATAACCGCGACAAAACGAAGCTTATTTACGATGTTATCGACCAAAGCGGAGGCTTCTACCGCGGCTTTGCCGACTTGAGCAGCAGATCTGCAATGAACATTACGTTCCGGATTCAAACAGAGGAACTTGAAAAGCAGTTCGCCAAAGAGTCGGAGCAGCAAGGCTTTGTCGGATTGAAAGGCCACCGCAGCGTCGGCGGTCTGCGCGCTTCGACTTATAATGCCGTTCCACTTGAGAGCTGCAGGGCGCTAGCAGAATTTATGACCGATTTTCAGCAGAGAAACGGCTAA
- the glnA gene encoding type I glutamate--ammonia ligase — protein MSAQNVLNTIKENNIQFVDFRFVDLSGRAHHITLPSTEVEAETFVNGVAFDGSSIPGFRGIEESDMVMMPDTETAYVDPFTEHPTLNIMCNIHTPDGERYDRDPRSIAHKAEEFLQKSGVGTAAFFAPESEFFIFDDVRYESTMNSSSYSVDSEEAAWNTNRKEEGGNLGFKVGVKGGYVPVAPIDSQQDIRSEMVRLMQETGLRVERHHHEVATAGQAEINFRFDTLTKTADNLLKYKYIVQNVARLSGKVATFMPKPLFGDNGSGMHVHQSIFNGDSPLFYEKGAYANLSPMAMHYIGGILHHAPALIALTNPSTNSFKRLVPGYEAPVNLVFSKGNRSAAIRIPVAAVTPKGCRIEFRTPDSTANPYLAFAAMLLAGLDGIKRKIDPVALGYGPFDKNIYELSDEEKKEIRSVPGTLDEALDALEADFEFLTEGGVFSKDFIENYVAFKRQEAKAVSIRVHPHEYSLYFDC, from the coding sequence ATGTCAGCACAAAATGTACTAAACACCATCAAAGAAAATAATATCCAGTTTGTCGATTTCCGTTTTGTAGACCTTTCGGGTCGCGCGCACCACATTACCCTTCCTTCGACAGAAGTTGAAGCTGAAACGTTCGTAAACGGCGTAGCTTTCGACGGTTCGTCTATCCCGGGTTTCCGCGGTATCGAAGAATCCGACATGGTTATGATGCCGGATACTGAAACCGCTTATGTGGATCCCTTCACGGAACATCCGACACTCAACATTATGTGTAACATCCATACGCCGGACGGCGAGCGTTATGATCGCGATCCGCGCAGCATCGCTCATAAAGCAGAAGAATTTCTGCAAAAGTCCGGTGTCGGTACAGCTGCATTCTTTGCTCCTGAATCCGAATTCTTTATCTTTGACGACGTTCGCTATGAAAGCACAATGAACTCTTCTTCCTATTCGGTAGATTCCGAAGAAGCGGCTTGGAATACAAACCGCAAAGAAGAAGGCGGAAACCTTGGCTTTAAAGTAGGCGTTAAAGGCGGTTATGTTCCGGTTGCACCTATCGACTCGCAGCAGGACATCCGCAGTGAGATGGTACGTCTGATGCAGGAAACAGGCCTTCGCGTCGAGCGTCATCACCACGAAGTTGCAACGGCTGGACAAGCTGAAATCAACTTCCGCTTCGATACGCTGACGAAAACCGCCGACAACCTTCTCAAATATAAATACATCGTGCAAAATGTAGCCCGCCTTAGCGGTAAAGTAGCTACGTTCATGCCGAAACCGCTTTTTGGCGACAACGGTAGCGGTATGCACGTTCACCAATCCATCTTCAACGGCGATTCCCCGCTGTTTTATGAAAAGGGTGCTTATGCAAACCTTAGCCCGATGGCTATGCACTACATCGGCGGTATTCTGCACCATGCACCGGCATTGATCGCTCTTACGAACCCATCGACGAACTCGTTCAAACGACTCGTTCCTGGTTACGAAGCACCGGTTAACCTGGTATTCTCCAAAGGTAACCGTTCTGCTGCAATCCGTATTCCTGTCGCAGCTGTTACGCCGAAAGGCTGCCGTATCGAGTTCCGTACGCCTGACTCCACGGCAAACCCATACCTCGCTTTCGCGGCTATGCTGCTTGCGGGTCTTGACGGTATCAAACGCAAAATCGATCCGGTTGCTCTTGGCTACGGACCTTTCGACAAAAACATCTATGAGCTGTCCGATGAAGAGAAGAAAGAAATCCGCTCGGTACCGGGTACGCTTGACGAAGCGCTTGACGCTTTGGAAGCAGACTTCGAATTCTTGACGGAAGGCGGCGTATTCTCCAAAGACTTCATCGAGAACTACGTGGCATTCAAACGCCAGGAAGCAAAAGCTGTTTCGATTCGCGTACATCCGCACGAGTACAGCCTTTACTTCGATTGCTAA
- the aroF gene encoding 3-deoxy-7-phosphoheptulonate synthase: MIVITNSNVTEERIGEIVQHIEKAGVQAHVSRGTDRTVIGIIGKAEPMLAEHLRQMKGVENVIKISKSYKLASRDFHPDDTIIEIKGVKIGGEHLAVMGGPCAVESPEQIDEIARLVKAAGGQVLRGGAFKPRTGPYSFQGVGVEGLVMMAEAGKKHGLLTITEVMTPEYVDVCAEYADILQVGTRNMQNFDLLRKLGTIKTPVLLKRGFSATYDEFLNAAEYILAGGNPNVMLCERGIRTFESYTRNTLDLAAIPVLQQLSHLPVISDPSHGTGRRELVEPMSKASVAAGANGLIIEMHTDPDNSMTGDGVQSLFPDQFAKLLKELEQLGNLVGKRFDTPKEPAEFFQTWKI; encoded by the coding sequence ATGATCGTTATTACAAACAGTAACGTAACGGAAGAACGAATAGGTGAAATCGTGCAGCACATTGAGAAGGCCGGCGTGCAGGCGCACGTATCGCGCGGTACGGACCGGACGGTGATCGGCATTATCGGAAAGGCTGAACCCATGCTGGCAGAGCATTTGCGCCAAATGAAGGGTGTCGAGAACGTGATCAAGATATCGAAGTCATACAAACTGGCGAGCCGCGATTTCCATCCGGACGATACGATAATTGAGATAAAAGGCGTGAAAATCGGCGGAGAGCACCTTGCTGTTATGGGCGGTCCGTGCGCAGTAGAGTCCCCGGAGCAAATCGACGAAATCGCCCGTCTTGTAAAAGCGGCCGGCGGACAGGTGCTTCGCGGCGGTGCGTTTAAGCCGCGCACCGGCCCTTACAGCTTCCAGGGCGTCGGTGTCGAAGGACTTGTGATGATGGCAGAGGCGGGCAAGAAGCACGGCCTGCTGACCATTACGGAAGTCATGACGCCGGAATATGTCGATGTATGCGCCGAATATGCCGATATCCTGCAGGTGGGAACGCGCAATATGCAGAATTTCGACCTTCTCCGCAAGCTGGGCACTATTAAGACTCCAGTACTGCTTAAGCGTGGTTTCAGCGCAACATACGACGAATTTCTCAATGCCGCCGAATACATTTTGGCCGGTGGAAATCCGAACGTTATGCTTTGCGAGAGGGGCATCCGCACATTTGAATCGTACACGCGCAATACGCTGGATCTGGCGGCCATCCCTGTACTGCAGCAGCTTAGCCATCTGCCGGTCATATCGGATCCGAGCCACGGTACAGGCCGGCGTGAGCTTGTTGAACCAATGTCTAAGGCTTCCGTCGCTGCAGGCGCTAACGGTCTCATAATCGAGATGCATACCGATCCTGACAACTCCATGACGGGTGATGGAGTGCAGTCGTTGTTCCCCGATCAATTCGCCAAATTACTTAAAGAACTTGAGCAGCTCGGGAACCTCGTAGGGAAACGTTTCGATACTCCGAAGGAGCCGGCTGAATTTTTCCAGACATGGAAGATTTAG